In a single window of the Papaver somniferum cultivar HN1 chromosome 8, ASM357369v1, whole genome shotgun sequence genome:
- the LOC113304581 gene encoding uncharacterized protein LOC113304581 — MATKYVDKLQIRLPKEYTPWYPDQLIQNKYNGIETEVDPNMPPPWCYVNAMRNRQGIPKYEIQRVSKEPIGQRVIMVPAGDEEMGNWSNEQKKKDLNDEAEVASHTSGLLLEQRQE; from the exons ATGGCAACCAAATATG TTGATAAATTACAGATCCGTTTACCTAAGGAATATACACCTTGGTATCCGGATCAGTTGATTCAAAATAAGTATAATGGGATTGAGACGGAAGTCGATCCTAACATGCCTCCACCTTGGTGTTATGTCAATGCTATGAGAAACAGACAA GGTATACCTAAATATGAAATACAACGAGTGTCGAAAGAGCCAATTGGACAAAGAGTTATTATGGTACCTGCTGGTGATGAAGAGATGGGGAACTGGTCAAacgagcagaagaagaaggatcTCAATGATGAGGCTGAG GTAGCATCACATACATCAGGGCTACTTCTAGAGCAGCGGCAGGAGTAG